A window of Gammaproteobacteria bacterium genomic DNA:
TGCCAGTCAACCTCTTGAGTTTCAAAGCTGTAGGTTAATACTGCCATTAGCACGGTGGTCGCGCTAAATTGAATAAAAGACGCCGCCAGCAAGTTAACCCCGCCGCCAAAACGTTTTTGATAAAGCGAGCCAATTGTTATGCCAAACAATGCCACAGTGGCAGCCAACATCATCGGCCAAGTCAGCACTAAGTCGCCATCGTGTTGCTTTGAGCTCAAAACCAAAACAACACCCGCAAAACCAAGGGCTAAACCAAGGCACTGTAATTTGCTTAGTCGTTGTCGATACAATCCCAGACTAATCAACGCAGTCAGTAAAGGCTGCATCGACACTAATAACGCTGTCACCCCGGCCGGCATTTGCCATTTGATGGCGGCAAAAACTCCTCCGAGATAACCGCCGTGAATTAGTAATCCCGCAACTACCTGATGTTTAATTAAATGCAATGGTGGCATCGGCACCTTAAACCACAGCAACAATAGTGCAAACACCGCTATGGTCATCAGCATGCGAATAAACAGTAAATTAAATGGCTCGATGTAAGGCAGCGCGAACTTAGCACCTATAAAACCTGTGCTCCACAGCAGTACAAAAATTACCGGTACCAATCCCAACCATTTAGAAAACCAACTTGTCATTGCTACTGCCTCTATATATTTACCATTAATACCAGCTCACAAGCCTGGCAGCGAGTTGGTGAATCGTTACATACTTACCAATATCTGGT
This region includes:
- a CDS encoding DMT family transporter, with translation MTSWFSKWLGLVPVIFVLLWSTGFIGAKFALPYIEPFNLLFIRMLMTIAVFALLLLWFKVPMPPLHLIKHQVVAGLLIHGGYLGGVFAAIKWQMPAGVTALLVSMQPLLTALISLGLYRQRLSKLQCLGLALGFAGVVLVLSSKQHDGDLVLTWPMMLAATVALFGITIGSLYQKRFGGGVNLLAASFIQFSATTVLMAVLTYSFETQEVDWQWPLIATLMWLVFGLSVAAVLLLLFMINEGESAKVAAYFYLVPGVTAVEAWLLFDETLSLIAVAGVAISVIGVYFTIKPRGQSVK